The following coding sequences are from one Gammaproteobacteria bacterium window:
- a CDS encoding MerR family transcriptional regulator, whose product MNMLTVSELSKVAKITPDAVRHYVRIGLLTPSRDPANSYKLFSDYDIKKAKFIYRAKGLGFSLRDIKTIFDHSSDGQSPCPAVREMIQRRINDNSDKLLELNKLQQRMGDALGKWKSMPNGEPDGEAICYLIESIE is encoded by the coding sequence ATGAATATGCTAACGGTCAGTGAGCTATCAAAAGTAGCAAAAATAACACCCGATGCGGTACGTCACTATGTGCGCATCGGCCTTTTAACGCCATCACGTGATCCGGCTAACAGCTATAAACTTTTTAGTGATTATGATATTAAAAAAGCAAAATTCATTTACCGTGCCAAAGGGCTTGGTTTTTCGTTGCGAGATATCAAAACTATTTTTGATCACAGCAGTGATGGGCAATCACCTTGTCCAGCCGTGCGAGAGATGATTCAGCGACGCATCAATGACAATAGTGATAAGTTGCTTGAATTGAACAAATTACAACAGCGCATGGGCGATGCCTTGGGAAAATGGAAATCAATGCCTAATGGCGAACCTGATGGTGAGGCGATCTGCTACCTGATCGA